From Glycine max cultivar Williams 82 chromosome 11, Glycine_max_v4.0, whole genome shotgun sequence, the proteins below share one genomic window:
- the LOC100784721 gene encoding probable nucleolar protein 5-2 translates to MLVLFETPAGFALFKVLDEGKLSKVEDLWKNFSSADTARQVVKLKAFSKFENTSEALEAATLLIDGKASKGLRKFLRVHCENETLGVADSKLGNVIKEKLKIDCIHNNAVMELMRGVRNQLTELISGLAVQDMAPMSLGLSHSLSRYKLKFSAEKVDTMIVQAIGLLDDLDKELNTYAMRVREWYGWHFPELTKIIQDNILYARAVKLMGDRVNAASLDFSEILPEEVEAELKEASVISMGTEIGELDLANIRELCDQVLSLSEYRAQLYDYLKSRMNTIAPNLTAMVGELVGARLIAHGGSLLNLAKQPGSTVQILGAEKALFRALKTKHATPKYGLIYHASLIGQAAPKFKGKISRSLAAKTALAIRCDALGDGQDNTMGLENRAKLEARLRNLEGKELGRFAGSAKGKPKIEAYDKDRKKGAGGLITPAKTYNPSADSVIGQMVDSAIDEDAQEPSVADKKKEKKDKKKKKDKKEEDATVQADGEEPEPVVVKKDKKKKRKETESAELQNGNDDNAGEKKKKRKKQGEQEESPEMPSKKKGKKKKSED, encoded by the exons ATGCTCGTATTGTTTGAAACACCCGCGGGTTTTGCCCTGTTTAAAGTGCTGGATGAAGGCAAGCTTTCTAAAGTTGAG GACTTGTGGAAGAACTTTTCCAGTGCAGATACTGCTAGACAG GTGGTCAAGTTGAAagcattttctaaatttgagaaCACTTCAGAAGCTCTAGAGGCAGCTACTTTACTTATTGATGGAAAAGCTAGCAAGGGTCTCCGCAAGTTCCTGCGTGTTCATTGTGAAAATGAAACACTAGGTGTGGCAGATTCAAAGCTTGGGAATGTGATCAAGGAGAAATTG AAAATCGACTGTATTCACAACAATGCAGTTATGGAGTTGATGAGAGGTGTTAGAAATCAGTTAACTGAACTCATATCTGGTCTAGCTGTTCAAGACATGGCCCCAATGAGTTTGGGTTTATCTCACAGCTTATCcagatacaaattgaagtttagTGCAGAGAAG GTGGATACCATGATTGTCCAGGCCATTGGTTTACTAGATGATCTTGATAAAGAGTTGAATACCTATGCCATGAGGGTTCGAGAATGGTATGGTTGGCATTTTCCTGAGCTTACTAAAATAATACAGGATAACATCCTATATGCCAGGGCAGTCAAGTTGATGGGTGATCGTGTTAATGCAGCTAGCCTGGATTTCTCTGAG ATTTTGCCAGAGGAAGTTGAGGCAGAGCTGAAGGAGGCATCTGTGATATCTATGGGAACTGAAATTGGTGAGCTTGATTTGGCAAATATTCGAGAACTCTGTGACCAGGTTTTGTCTCTCTCGGAATACAGGGCGCAACTCTATGATTATCTGAAGAGTAGAATGAACACCATTGCACCCAATTTGACTGCAATGGTTGGGGAGCTTGTTGGTGCTCGCCTCATTGCCCATGGTGGTAGCTTATTAAATCTTGCAAAGCAGCCTGGTAGTACTGTGCAAATTCTTGGTGCTGAGAAGGCTCTCTTTAGGGCACTGAAGACTAAGCATGCTACTCCCAAGTATGGTCTTATATACCATGCTTCCTTGATTGGTCAGGCAGCTCCAAAGTTCAAGGGGAAAATTTCTCGGTCACTTGCTGCAAAGACGGCATTAGCTATTAGGTGTGATGCTCTTGGAGATGGCCAAGATAACACCATGGGATTGGAGAACAGAGCTAAG CTTGAAGCACGATTGAGGAACCTTGAAGGCAAAGAGTTGGGTCGTTTTGCTGGTTCTGCCAAGGGAAAGCCCAAGATAGAAGCATATGACAAGGACCGAAAGAAAGGAGCTGGAGGACtgataaccccagccaag ACATATAATCCTTCAGCCGATTCAGTTATCGGGCAAATGGTTGATTCTGCTattgatgaagatgcacaaGAGCCTTCTGTTgctgataaaaagaaagaaaagaaggacaagaagaaaaagaaggacaaaAAGGAAGAGGATGCAACTGTGCAAGCTGATGGTGAGGAACCAGAACCTGTAGTAGTgaaaaaagataagaagaagaaaaggaaggaaactGAGAGTGCTGAGTTGCAGAATGGGAATGACGATAATGcaggagagaagaagaaaaagagaaagaagcagGGAGAGCAGGAAGAATCTCCTGAAATGCCAAGCAAGAAGaaaggcaaaaaaaagaaaagtgaggaCTAA
- the LOC100791813 gene encoding V-type proton ATPase subunit E2, which translates to MKDADVSRQIQQMIRFIRQEAEEKANEISVAAEEEFNIEKLQLLEAEKRKIRQEYERKAKQIDVRRKIEYSTQLNAARIKVLQAQDDAMGSMKDAAKKGLLRVSNDKKVYKKLLKDMIVQGLLRLREPSVLLRCRESDRKLVESLIEEAKKEYSEKASMQSPKISLDDRVYLPPPPKNGAVDSHEPYCSGGVVLASEDGKIVLENTLDARLDVIFRQKLPEVRKRLLG; encoded by the exons atgaAGGACGCAGATGTGTCAAGGCAGATCCAGCAGATGATCAGGTTCATCCGTCAAGAGGCTGAAGAGAAAGCTAATGAAATATCTGTTGCTGCTGAAGAG GAATTCAATATTGAGAAACTGCAATTGCTAGAAGCTGAAAAAAGAAAGATCAGGCAAGAATACGAACGAAAAGCCAAACAAATTGACGTTAGAAGAAAGAT TGAATACTCAACACAGCTGAATGCAGCCCGAATAAAAGTGCTTCAAGCACAAGATGACGCGATGGGTTCTATGAAGGACGCTGCTAAAAAGGGGCTTTTACGTGTCTCAAATGACAAGAAAGTATACAAGAAACTCCTCAAAGACATGATTGTTCAG GGTTTACTACGCTTGAGGGAACCATCAGTGTTATTAAGATGCAGAGAGAGTGACCGTAAGCTAGTTGAGTCATTGATAGAGGAAGCCAAAAAAGAATACTCAGAGAAAGCCAGTATGCAATCCCCTAAGATTTCCCTTGATGATCGTGTTTACCTCCCACCACCGCCTAAGAACGGCGCCGTTGATTCCCATGAACCTTATTG CTCTGGAGGAGTAGTATTGGCCTCGGAGGATGGGAAGATTGTGTTGGAAAACACCCTTGATGCACGGCTTGATGTCATTTTCCGGCAGAAACTGCCTGAG GTAAGGAAGCGCCTGTTAGGTTGA
- the LOC102664566 gene encoding U-box domain-containing protein 44 isoform X2 codes for MKEKRDFSEFLSELIVLADEVALFSKNPEIDIEDAFTEFAMLVEKFAPIFNDLRDKCTIIDKPAIRKSLESLMNELTRAKALIRSSSLKERNKRIEDIAHDLGRSLGMLLVASLEVSIDFREKIGTLQKQLMNARFGGNMSPTSSSISRFVNEAKEGGEIEEEIIDVTSDDVLLQLKNGDAEEFAVALLRLKKFIRGGKLDSGLINVEAAVSILFNRPFSSKAGNRLTIIQLLRSIAMRNDEMKEKMTNIELLSAVVKSLTRDTEERREAVGLLLELSALPAVRRKIGRIQGCIVMLVSILNGVDPVSSRDAAKLLDILSNNTQNALLMAEAGYFGPLVQYLNKGCDMTKILMATTLSRLVLTDHSKLTLGQDGAIEPLVRMFNSGKLESKLSALNALQNLSSLTENVRRLIGTGIVGSLLQLLFSVTSVLMTLREPASAILARIAESETVLVNLGVAQQILSLLNLSSPVIQGHLLEALNSIASLPCASKERRKMKEKGALQLILPLLKETKMKIRSKALNLLYTLSEDLTDESTAHFDETHLFYIVNIVLSSTSDSEKAAAVGILSNLPVSDKKVTDALKRANLLPILVSIMDLGTGSNSPAKSILMESIAGIAIRFTSSSDKKLQLLSAKHGVIALLVKLLSSGSAITKLKAATALGQLSQNSPSLRRSRKSRWLCVAPSVDAYCEVHDGYCFVSSTFCLIKAGAVSPLIQILEDKDWEAVEAALNALSTLLQDEIWEGGANCIAKLSGVQAIVNVLEAGDVKVQEKALWMLERIFRVEEHRMKYGELAQVVLIEMAQRSDSTLKSTVAKVLAVLELLLVQSSYF; via the exons ATGAAGGAAAAGAGAGACTTTTCTGAGTTTCTGTCAGAGTTAATAGTCCTGGCTGATGAGGTTGCTTTGTTTTCTAAGAATCCTGAAATTGATATAGAGGATGCTTTTACTGAGTTTGCTATGTTGGTTGAGAAATTTGCTCCAATCTTCAATGATCTGAGAGACAAATGCACAATCATAGACAAGCCAGCTATCAGAAAGTCCTTGGAATCTCTTATGAATGAGCTTACCCGAGCTAAAGCTTTGATCAGAAGCTCCTCTTTGAAAGAGCGCAACAAGCGAATTGAGGACATAGCGCATGATCTCGGTCGATCATTAGGCATGCTGCTTGTGGCCAgccttgaagtgtccatagatTTTAGAGAAAAGATTGGCACATTGCAAAAACAGCTGATGAATGCGAGATTTGGTGGGAATATGAGTCCAACTTCAAGTTCGATATCAAGATTTGTCAATGAAGCGAAGGAGGGAGGGGAAATAGAAGAGGAGATAATTGATGTTACTAGTGATGATGTTTTACTACAGCTTAAGAATGGTGATGCCGAGGAATTTGCAGTTGCACTCTTAAGGCTAAAAAAGTTCATCAGGGGTGGAAAACTGGATAGCGGTTTAATTAATGTGGAAGCTGCTGTTTCCATTCTTTTTAACCGTCCATTTTCGTCTAAGGCAGGCAATAGGTTGACAATCATTCAATTGCTAAGAAGTATTGCTATGCGAAATGATGAGATGAAG GAGAAGATGACAAATATTGAGTTATTATCAGCAGTGGTGAAATCTCTTACAAGAGACACTGAAGAGAGGAGGGAAGCAGTGGGTCTGTTGCTAGAACTCTCTGCCCTTCCTGCAGTTAGACGGAAGATTGGGAGAATTCAGGGGTGTATTGTTATGTTAGTTTCTATCCTTAATGGAGTTGACCCTGTTTCTTCACGTGATGCAGCAAAGTTGTTGGATATACTATCAAATAATACTCAAAATGCACTTCTTATGGCCGAGGCTGGTTACTTTGGGCCGCTAGTGCAGTATTTGAATAAAG GTTGTGACATGACCAAGATTCTCATGGCAACAACACTTTCCAGGCTGGTGCTCACTGATCATAGCAAACTTACCCTTGGACAAGATGGGGCAATTGAGCCCCTTGTGAGAATGTTCAATTCTGGGAAACTTGAGTCCAAGTTATCAGCTCTAAATGCACTGCAAAATCTTTCCAGCTTGACAGAAAATGTGCGGCGTTTGATTGGAACTGGAATTGTAGGATCTCTGCTGCAACTTCTTTTCTCTGTAACATCTGTGCTCATGACTCTACGGGAGCCTGCATCAGCTATTCTTGCAAGAATTGCAGAGTCAGAAACTGTTCTTGTCAATCTAGGTGTGGCTCAGCAGATTCTCTCACTTTTGAATCTTTCCAGCCCTGTGATTCAAGGTCATCTATTAGAAGCTCTAAATAGCATTGCTTCCCTTCCTTGTGCTTccaaagagagaagaaaaatgaaggaaaaaggtGCACTTCAACTAATTTTACCCCTTTTGaaggaaacaaaaatgaaaataaggagcAAGGCATTGAATTTGCTGTATACTCTCTCGGAAGATCTAACAGATGAGTCGACTGCACATTTTGATGAAACTcatcttttttatattgttaacaTTGTCTTATCATCAACATCAGATAGTGAAAAGGCTGCTGCTGTTGGCATACTGAGTAACCTTCCTGTTAGTGATAAAAAAGTGACAGATGCACTGAAGAGAGCGAATTTGTTGCCGATTTTGGTATCCATTATGGATTTAGGCACAGGAAGTAACTCACCTGCAAAAAGTATCTTAATGGAGAGTATTGCAGGCATTGCAATCCGGTTCACAAGCTCCTCTGACAAGAAACTGCAACTTCTTTCAGCAAAACATGGGGTGATTGCTTTGCTTGTAAAACTGCTCTCAAGTGGTTCAGCAATCACAAAACTCAAAGCTGCAACCGCTCTCGGTCAACTATCGCAGAATTCTCCATCTCTTAGGCGGTCTAGGAAGTCGAGGTGGTTGTGTGTTGCTCCCTCAGTGGATGCATATTGTGAAGTTCATGATGGTTATTGCTTTGTTAGCAGCACGTTTTGTCTGATCAAGGCAGGTGCTGTTTCTCCCCTTATCCAAATATTGGAAGATAAGGATTGGGAAGCAGTGGAAGCCGCTTTGAATGCCCTTTCAACTCTATTGCAAGATGAAATCTGGGAAGGTGGTGCCAATTGCATAGCCAAATTGTCAGGTGTACAAGCTATTGTAAATGTATTAGAAGCAGGTGATGTGAAGGTTCAAGAAAAAGCGCTTTGGATGTTGGAGAGAATATTCAGGGTTGAAGAACACAGAATGAAATATGGAGAATTGGCACAGGTGGTTCTTATTGAAATGGCACAGAGGAGTGATTCTACATTGAAGTCAACAGTTGCAAAAGTTTTGGCAGTGCTGGAGCTGCTACTAGTTCAATCAAGTTATTTCTGA
- the LOC102664566 gene encoding U-box domain-containing protein 44 isoform X1, with product MKEKRDFSEFLSELIVLADEVALFSKNPEIDIEDAFTEFAMLVEKFAPIFNDLRDKCTIIDKPAIRKSLESLMNELTRAKALIRSSSLKERNKRIEDIAHDLGRSLGMLLVASLEVSIDFREKIGTLQKQLMNARFGGNMSPTSSSISRFVNEAKEGGEIEEEIIDVTSDDVLLQLKNGDAEEFAVALLRLKKFIRGGKLDSGLINVEAAVSILFNRPFSSKAGNRLTIIQLLRSIAMRNDEMKVKSCNTMQEKMTNIELLSAVVKSLTRDTEERREAVGLLLELSALPAVRRKIGRIQGCIVMLVSILNGVDPVSSRDAAKLLDILSNNTQNALLMAEAGYFGPLVQYLNKGCDMTKILMATTLSRLVLTDHSKLTLGQDGAIEPLVRMFNSGKLESKLSALNALQNLSSLTENVRRLIGTGIVGSLLQLLFSVTSVLMTLREPASAILARIAESETVLVNLGVAQQILSLLNLSSPVIQGHLLEALNSIASLPCASKERRKMKEKGALQLILPLLKETKMKIRSKALNLLYTLSEDLTDESTAHFDETHLFYIVNIVLSSTSDSEKAAAVGILSNLPVSDKKVTDALKRANLLPILVSIMDLGTGSNSPAKSILMESIAGIAIRFTSSSDKKLQLLSAKHGVIALLVKLLSSGSAITKLKAATALGQLSQNSPSLRRSRKSRWLCVAPSVDAYCEVHDGYCFVSSTFCLIKAGAVSPLIQILEDKDWEAVEAALNALSTLLQDEIWEGGANCIAKLSGVQAIVNVLEAGDVKVQEKALWMLERIFRVEEHRMKYGELAQVVLIEMAQRSDSTLKSTVAKVLAVLELLLVQSSYF from the exons ATGAAGGAAAAGAGAGACTTTTCTGAGTTTCTGTCAGAGTTAATAGTCCTGGCTGATGAGGTTGCTTTGTTTTCTAAGAATCCTGAAATTGATATAGAGGATGCTTTTACTGAGTTTGCTATGTTGGTTGAGAAATTTGCTCCAATCTTCAATGATCTGAGAGACAAATGCACAATCATAGACAAGCCAGCTATCAGAAAGTCCTTGGAATCTCTTATGAATGAGCTTACCCGAGCTAAAGCTTTGATCAGAAGCTCCTCTTTGAAAGAGCGCAACAAGCGAATTGAGGACATAGCGCATGATCTCGGTCGATCATTAGGCATGCTGCTTGTGGCCAgccttgaagtgtccatagatTTTAGAGAAAAGATTGGCACATTGCAAAAACAGCTGATGAATGCGAGATTTGGTGGGAATATGAGTCCAACTTCAAGTTCGATATCAAGATTTGTCAATGAAGCGAAGGAGGGAGGGGAAATAGAAGAGGAGATAATTGATGTTACTAGTGATGATGTTTTACTACAGCTTAAGAATGGTGATGCCGAGGAATTTGCAGTTGCACTCTTAAGGCTAAAAAAGTTCATCAGGGGTGGAAAACTGGATAGCGGTTTAATTAATGTGGAAGCTGCTGTTTCCATTCTTTTTAACCGTCCATTTTCGTCTAAGGCAGGCAATAGGTTGACAATCATTCAATTGCTAAGAAGTATTGCTATGCGAAATGATGAGATGAAGGTAAAGTCCTGCAA TACTATGCAGGAGAAGATGACAAATATTGAGTTATTATCAGCAGTGGTGAAATCTCTTACAAGAGACACTGAAGAGAGGAGGGAAGCAGTGGGTCTGTTGCTAGAACTCTCTGCCCTTCCTGCAGTTAGACGGAAGATTGGGAGAATTCAGGGGTGTATTGTTATGTTAGTTTCTATCCTTAATGGAGTTGACCCTGTTTCTTCACGTGATGCAGCAAAGTTGTTGGATATACTATCAAATAATACTCAAAATGCACTTCTTATGGCCGAGGCTGGTTACTTTGGGCCGCTAGTGCAGTATTTGAATAAAG GTTGTGACATGACCAAGATTCTCATGGCAACAACACTTTCCAGGCTGGTGCTCACTGATCATAGCAAACTTACCCTTGGACAAGATGGGGCAATTGAGCCCCTTGTGAGAATGTTCAATTCTGGGAAACTTGAGTCCAAGTTATCAGCTCTAAATGCACTGCAAAATCTTTCCAGCTTGACAGAAAATGTGCGGCGTTTGATTGGAACTGGAATTGTAGGATCTCTGCTGCAACTTCTTTTCTCTGTAACATCTGTGCTCATGACTCTACGGGAGCCTGCATCAGCTATTCTTGCAAGAATTGCAGAGTCAGAAACTGTTCTTGTCAATCTAGGTGTGGCTCAGCAGATTCTCTCACTTTTGAATCTTTCCAGCCCTGTGATTCAAGGTCATCTATTAGAAGCTCTAAATAGCATTGCTTCCCTTCCTTGTGCTTccaaagagagaagaaaaatgaaggaaaaaggtGCACTTCAACTAATTTTACCCCTTTTGaaggaaacaaaaatgaaaataaggagcAAGGCATTGAATTTGCTGTATACTCTCTCGGAAGATCTAACAGATGAGTCGACTGCACATTTTGATGAAACTcatcttttttatattgttaacaTTGTCTTATCATCAACATCAGATAGTGAAAAGGCTGCTGCTGTTGGCATACTGAGTAACCTTCCTGTTAGTGATAAAAAAGTGACAGATGCACTGAAGAGAGCGAATTTGTTGCCGATTTTGGTATCCATTATGGATTTAGGCACAGGAAGTAACTCACCTGCAAAAAGTATCTTAATGGAGAGTATTGCAGGCATTGCAATCCGGTTCACAAGCTCCTCTGACAAGAAACTGCAACTTCTTTCAGCAAAACATGGGGTGATTGCTTTGCTTGTAAAACTGCTCTCAAGTGGTTCAGCAATCACAAAACTCAAAGCTGCAACCGCTCTCGGTCAACTATCGCAGAATTCTCCATCTCTTAGGCGGTCTAGGAAGTCGAGGTGGTTGTGTGTTGCTCCCTCAGTGGATGCATATTGTGAAGTTCATGATGGTTATTGCTTTGTTAGCAGCACGTTTTGTCTGATCAAGGCAGGTGCTGTTTCTCCCCTTATCCAAATATTGGAAGATAAGGATTGGGAAGCAGTGGAAGCCGCTTTGAATGCCCTTTCAACTCTATTGCAAGATGAAATCTGGGAAGGTGGTGCCAATTGCATAGCCAAATTGTCAGGTGTACAAGCTATTGTAAATGTATTAGAAGCAGGTGATGTGAAGGTTCAAGAAAAAGCGCTTTGGATGTTGGAGAGAATATTCAGGGTTGAAGAACACAGAATGAAATATGGAGAATTGGCACAGGTGGTTCTTATTGAAATGGCACAGAGGAGTGATTCTACATTGAAGTCAACAGTTGCAAAAGTTTTGGCAGTGCTGGAGCTGCTACTAGTTCAATCAAGTTATTTCTGA
- the LOC100785260 gene encoding coatomer subunit delta — translation MVVLAASIVSKSGKVLVSRQFVDMSRIRIEGLLAAFPKLIGTGKQHTYVETENVRYVYQPMEALYLLLVTNKHSNILEDLTTLRLLSKLVPEYSYSLDEEDICQNAFELIFAFDEVISLGHAENVSVAQVKQYCEMESHEEKLHKLVMQSKINDTKDVMKRKANEIDKSKIEKNRGDKGGFGPLQSLGSGKIENSFSDLSITSSGPGFGSGSGFGLSSDVGSFSTKSKGGPTSSATAPPKGLGMKLGKSQRTNQFLESLKAEGEVILEHVQPKLAQAAAPPSTDPISLAVEEKLNVTLKRDGGVSNFDVQGTLSLQILDKEDGHIQVQVQTGENQAIIFKTHPNMNKELFANENVLGLKDPNRPFPTGQAGGSEGVGLLKWRMQSTDESMVPLTINCWPSSSGNETYVSIEYEASSLFDLRNVVISVPLPALRDAPSVRQIDGEWRYDSRNSFLEWSVLLIDNSNRSGSMEFVVPQAESSAFFPISVRFIATETFSDLKVTSIIPLNGGNPPKYSQRTQLITENYQIV, via the exons ATG GTTGTCCTTGCTGCATCCATTGTGAGCAAATCTGGCAAAG TTCTAGTTTCTAGACAGTTTGTGGACATGTCTCGTATCAGAATTGAGGGTCTTCTAGCAGCATTTCCCAAGTTAATAGGCACTGGAAAGCAACACACATATGTTGAGACGGAGAATGTGCGCTATGTTTACCAGCCAATGGAAGCACTATACCTGCTTCTTGTAACAAACAAACATAGCAACATACTGGAAGATTTGACAACTCTGAGACTTCTCTCCAAACTT GTTCCTGAATATTCTTACTCCCTTGATGAAGAGGATATTTGCCAAAATGCATTTGAGTTGATTTTTGCATTTGATGAAGTCATCTCTCTTGGGCATGCGGAAAATGTGTCTGTTGCACAAGTTAAGCAATACTGTGAAATGGAGAGTCATGAAGAGAAACTGCACAAGCTGGTTATGCAGAGCAAAATCAATGATACTAAGGATGTTATGAAGCGGAAAGCTAATGAGATTGATAAAAGCAAG ATTGAAAAGAACAGAGGTGATAAAGGGGGATTTGGTCCTTTACAGTCACTAGGCTctggaaaaattgaaaatagctTTAGTGATTTGAGCATAACTAGCAGCGGACCTGGTTTTGGAAGTGGCTCTGGTTTTGGATTGAGTTCTGATGTTGGTTCCTTTTCTACCAAGTCTAAAG GTGGTCCAACTTCATCTGCCACTGCTCCACCAAAAGGTCTTGGAATGAAGCTTGGTAAATCTCAAAGGACAAATCAGTTTTTGGAATCATTGAAAGCAGAAGGTGAGGTCATTCTTGAACATGTTCAACCAAAACTTGCTCAGGCAGCTGCCCCACCATCTACAGATCCCATTTCTTTAGCTGTTGAAGAGAAACTAAATGTGACACTAAAACGAGATGGTGGAGTCAGTAATTTTGATGTTCAAGGCACATTGTCTCTCCAAATTCTTGACAAAGAGGATGGACATATTCAAGTTCAG GTCCAAACTGGGGAGAATCAAGCCATCATTTTCAAGACACACCCTAACATGAATAAAGAATTATTTGCCAATGAAAATGTACTAGGTCTAAAGGATCCCAATAGGCCTTTCCCCACGGGTCAAGCTGGTGGTTCTGAAGGTGTTGGTCTTTTAAAGTGGCGAATGCAAAGCACTGATGAGTCAATGGTGCCTCTGACAA TCAACTGCTGGCCCTCTTCTTCTGGAAATGAAACTTATGTCAGCATTGAGTATGAGGCTTCATCATTGTTTGATTTGCGGAATGTTGTGATCTCAGTACCTCTTCCAGCTCTTCGAGATGCACCATCTGTTAGACAGATTGATGGGGAATGGAG GTATGACTCAAGGAATTCCTTTTTGGAGTGGTCTGTCCTTCTGATTGATAATTCAAACCGCAG TGGGTCAATGGAATTTGTTGTTCCACAAGCCGAATCATCAGCATTCTTCCCCATTTCAGTTCGTTTTATAGCAACTGAAACATTTAGTGACCTGAAG GTCACCAGCATCATACCGCTAAATGGGGGTAATCCTCCTAAGTATTCTCAGAGAACACAGTTGATCACAGAAAACTACCAAATTGTGTGA